A genome region from Erigeron canadensis isolate Cc75 chromosome 3, C_canadensis_v1, whole genome shotgun sequence includes the following:
- the LOC122592157 gene encoding elicitor-responsive protein 3 produces MKGGILEVFLEGAKGIRRTNLIGKPKYYVIIECGIQHQKSKSAKGEHQNHKVTWNEKFIFELSMSECHKLTHLRLRIMDKELFANDTGFVGEAWVYLEDILMEGNEKGLIELTPKPYNVVLDDETYKGEIRIGLKFIPNTFIRAEGRGVVTLKTDHEETIWKKLVNFCKMTWRKLSSYGRKLNANDYKRI; encoded by the exons ATGAAAGGTGGAATTTTAGAAGTTTTTCTTGAGGGTGCAAAAGGCATTAGACGCACCAATCTCATTG GTAAACCAAAGTACTATGTGATCATAGAATGTGGAATTCAACATCAGAAAAGCAAATCAGCGAAGGGGGAGCATCAAAATCACAAAGTAACTTGGAATGAGAAGTTCATATTTGAATTGTCAATGTCTGAATGCCACAAGTTGACACATCTGAGGTTAAGAATCATGGATAAAGAGTTATTTGCAAATGACACCGGATTTGTTGGCGAAGCTTG ggtgTATCTTGAAGACATACTCATGGAAGGAAATGAGAAAGGACTCATAGAATTGACACCAAAACCATACAACGTGGTCCTTGATGATGAAACTTACAAAGGAGAGATCAGAATTGGGCTTAAGTTTATTCCAAAT ACATTCATCAGAGCAGAAGGGAGGGGAGTCGTTACATTGAAAACAGATCACGAGGAGACGATATGGAAGAAGTTAGTGAATTTCTGCAAAATGACATGGCGGAAACTTTCTTCTTACGGTAGGAAACTAAATGCTAACGATTATAAGCGTATTTAG
- the LOC122593677 gene encoding rop guanine nucleotide exchange factor 3-like, with protein sequence MEKDFEEISDMGFESSTVSSLDHGTLDDDHDHDQSPTVNSTLSCSNSFAYYRTNSETSAFSEPLTDDLNSCSSATQSPISWPATARSPYRPALSRFGLMKPGHKFDAEDKMETLEPLDLELEMMKERFSKLLLGEDMSGSGKGVSTAVTVSNAITNLYASMFGQQQKLEPLHPEKKMMWKREMNCLLSVCDYIVEFIPTSHSLHNGKPMEVMSSRPRSDIYINLPALKKLDALLLEILESFQETEFWYVEQGSMSNNSRTGSFRKIPQPQRKDEKWWLPVPCVAPEGLSEKARKHLRQKRDSANQIHKAAMAINSSILAEMEIPQTYITSLPKCGRTSVGDTIYRYITSGGKFSPDHLLDCLNISSEHEALELADRVEASMYTWRRKACTSYSKSSWELVKKHVAETERSDKNVVLAERADSLLFSLKQRFPELSQTTLDTSKIQYNKDVGQAILESYSRVLEGLAFNIVAWIEDVLFEDKSIRNQEA encoded by the exons ATGGAGAAAGATTTTGAAGAGATTTCTGATATGGGGTTTGAGTCATCAACAGTATCTTCATTGGATCATGGAACActtgatgatgatcatgatcatgATCAATCACCAACGGTTAATTCAACGTTAAGTTGTAGCAATTCTTTTGCTTACTATAGGACTAATTCGGAGACTTCAGCTTTTTCCGAGCCATTGACTGATGATCTTAATAGCTGCTCGTCAGCTACACAGTCTCCGATAAGTTGGCCGGCTACTGCAAGATCACCTTACAGGCCAGCTCTTTCGAGATTTGGGTTGATGAAGCCAGGCCATAAGTTCGATGCTGAAGATAAGATGGAGACTCTTGAGCCTTTGGATTTGG AACTCGAAATGATGAAAGAAAGATTCTCAAAGCTTTTGTTGGGAGAAGACATGTCTGGCAGTGGCAAAGGAGTTTCAACTGCAGTTACTGTATCTAATGCAATCACGAACCTTTATg CTTCAATGTTTGGCCAACAACAAAAGTTAGAGCCTTTGCATCCCGAGAAGAAGATGATGTGGAAAAGGGAGATGAACTGTTTACTCTCTGTATGTGATTACATTGTTGAATTCATCCCGACATCACATAGTTTACACAACGGAAAACCCATGGAG GTTATGTCTAGCCGGCCAAGATCAGATATATACATCAACCTTCCAGCGTTAAAGAAGCTTGATGCACTGCTCTTA GAAATATTAGAAAGTTTCCAAGAGACAGAATTTTGGTATGTAGAACAAGGAAGCATGTCAAATAATTCTAGGACGGGGTCATTTCGAAAAATTCCTCAGCCTCAGAGGAAAGATGAGAAATGGTGGTTGCCGGTTCCTTGTGTGGCCCCTGAAGGCCTCTCGGAAAAGGCCAGAAAGCATTTGAGACAAAAACGTGATTCTGCAAATCAAATTCACAAAGCAGCAATGGCCATCAATAGTAGCATTCTTGCTGAGATGGAAATCCCACAAACATATATTACTTCTCTTCCCAAG tgcgGAAGAACAAGTGTAGGGGACACAATATACCGATACATTACTTCAGGAGGCAAGTTTTCACCAGACCACCTCCTTGATTGTCTGAACATAAGCTCAGAACACGAAGCCCTTGAGCTGGCTGATCGAGTGGAGGCTTCTATGTATACATGGAGACGTAAAGCATGTACAAGCTATTCAAAATCATCATGGGAACTGGTTAAAAAACATGTTGCTGAGACAGAACGAAGTGATAAGAATGTGGTCCTAGCCGAACGTGCTGATAGTTTGCTGTTCAGCTTGAAGCAACGATTCCCGGAGCTTTCACAAACAACACTAGACACAAGCAAGATCCAATACAACAAG GATGTGGGACAAGCAATATTGGAGAGCTATTCAAGGGTGTTGGAAGGTTTGGCATTCAACATTGTTGCATGGATTGAAGATGttttatttgaagataaatCCATAAGAAATCAAGAAGCATAA
- the LOC122593452 gene encoding uncharacterized protein LOC122593452, producing MAKKSKQRSSRQKKDQSGCMWGLMSMFDFRHGRNTRRLLSDRRRQPMNNAHDSLYTLDGNLLTNSPEMHPNIEDVQKVKKPTMDLVRARVKELIEEEMFIDQDPKFIKRDHEQMNSSKTLKESFDQEISNSHQVSAQKTTQYHDLEALVKEILFIYQKKNGQHDDLDRGAKRYFPIVEEKLIAAVEVLLNEKSTNGDFKHIHHSKEMFQMLSSNKEIFLKILQEQNSILLNEDQKSKLLTRSNSLEMKTIDQEQEELVTRKHRKFFRRRSKSQDSISMNGKDRIVILKPGSSENQVSTGNGNHSVGHGSQFSFVEIKRRLKHAMGKEQQTPRPIERTGKSVVDGGWSSPSRDHFYTERFARVTNGFKTGDRVSSLRESEQKNENANHRVSSIYVEAKKHLSEMLTSGDEDAELMMRSLPKSLGRILSLREYNSLSPGTSPRAQTRPLVNKTQALTTIENPEGKVVDPDDMTSDGAQEILKSPLSDKEYKEQSVDFDVSCESNGSPNGIHDVVIIDGSNEDWSSEILKHDLPDENGPSSSQTHTESSLICKTEELVISSGERTGKPSPVSILEPLFSDDDISPARTATRPVEAGVQPLCIQFDEASSPVEDQQIRITDSGDTEESAFEYVEAVLLSSDLNWSEFEKRWISSVQILDPSLFDEVESFSSRARYDQKLLFNSTNEVLEEVCSRFIPESSFIKQNVWPVPKGMDLINEVWSRLESCLYKLYPRDLEKLVRNDMETSRMWMNLQSASREIVIEIEESIFRETIDDTLFSLLEAGTDYTLCLVRENPTDHSIGVSEDGFFD from the exons GATgttcaaaaagttaaaaaaccgACTATGGATCTTGTGAGGGCGAGGGTGAAGGAACTTATTGAAGAAGAGATGTTCATTGACCAAGATCCGAAGTTCATAAAGAGAGATCATGAACAAATGAATAGTTCTAAAACCTTAAAGGAATCTTTTGACCAGGAAATCTCGAATAGTCATCAAGTTTCAGCACAGAAAACCACACAGTATCATGATCTTGAAGCTCTTGTGAAggaaatattgtttatttatcaaaaaaagaaTGGACAGCATGATGATCTTGATAGAGGGGCAAAACGGTATTTTCCTATCGTCGAAGAAAAGCTTATTGCAGCTGTTGAGGTGTTGCTGAATGAAAAATCAACAAACGGGGACTTCAAACATATTCACCATTCTAAAGAGATGTTTCAGATGTTAAGTTCgaataaagaaatttttttgaaaatcctTCAAGAGCAAAATTCGATTTTGCTAAATGAAGACCAGAAGTCAAAGTTACTGACGAGATCGAACTCATTGGAAATGAAGACAATTGATCAAGAACAGGAGGAACTTGTAACCCGTAAGCACCGAAAGTTCTTCAGAAGAAGGAGTAAATCACAAGATAGTATATCGATGAATGGAAAGGATAGGATTGTCATTTTGAAGCCCGGGTCTTCCGAAAATCAAGTTTCGACGGGAAACGGAAATCATAGTGTAGGACATGGTTCCCAATTTTCATTCGTGGAGATTAAGCGACGATTGAAACACGCAATGGGAAAGGAGCAACAAACTCCCAGACCCATAGAAAGAACAGGAAAATCGGTTGTTGATGGTGGATGGAGTTCCCCGAGTAGAGATCATTTTTATACTGAAAGATTTGCAAGAGTTACTAATGGGTTCAAAACAGGAGATAGAGTTTCAAGTTTACGAGAATCTGAACAGAAAAATGAAAACGCTAATCATAGGGTATCAAGCATATATGTCGAGGCCAAGAAACATTTATCTGAAATGCTCACAAGCGGTGACGAGGATGCCGAGCTGATGATGAGAAGCCTCCCGAAAAGCCTTGGGAGGATATTGTCCCTTCGAGAGTACAATTCGCTCTCTCCTGGTACAAGTCCTCGAGCACAAACGAGACCTTTGGTCAACAAAACTCAAGCGCTCACAACTATCGAAAACCCTGAAGGGAAAGTTGTAGATCCTGATGATATGACTTCTGATG GGGCTCAAGAGATCTTAAAATCACCTTTATCTGATAAAGAATACAAAGAACAATCGGTGGATTTTGATGTTTCCTGTGAATCAAATGGTTCTCCAAATGGCATTCATGATGTGGTGATTATCGACGGTTCTAATGAAGATTGGTCATCTGAGATCTTGAAACAT GATTTACCTGATGAGAACGGGCCCTCATCTTCTCAGACTCATACAGAGTCTTCACTTATTTGCAAGACTGAAGAACTCGTTATCAGTTCTGGTGAGAGAACTGGGAAGCCTAGTCCTGTATCAATTCTCGAGCCATTGTTTTCAGATGATGATATCAGCCCTGCAAGAACTGCTACTCGGCCTG TAGAAGCTGGGGTTCAACCATTGTGTATCCAATTCGATGAAGCCAGTTCCCCAGTTGAAGATCAACAAATACGAATCACAGACTCGGGGGATACCGAGGAATCTGCATTTGAATATGTTGAAGCTGTGCTCCTCTCTTCTGACCTCAACTGGTCTGAATTTGAAAAAAGATGGATTTCATCAGTGCAAATCCTTGATCCGTCTTTATTTGATGAAGTGGAATCGTTTTCAAGTCGGGCCAGATACGACCAAAAGCTCCTTTTTAATTCAACTAACGAAGTTCTGGAAGAGGTATGCAGTCGTTTCATTCCCGAATCATCCTTTATCAAACAAAACGTATGGCCCGTCCCTAAAGGAATGGACCTGATTAATGAGGTATGGTCACGGCTGGAGTCATGTCTTTATAAGCTTTATCCTCGAGATCTGGAGAAGCTCGTAAGAAACGACATGGAAACATCAAGAATGTGGATGAACCTTCAATCGGCGTCACGTGAAATAGTTATTGAGATCGAAGAATCAATATTTAGAGAAACAATCGACGATACACTTTTCAGCTTATTAGAAGCTGGAACGGATTACACTCTATGTCTTGTTCGTGAAAATCCCACGGATCACTCGATAGGGGTTTCAGAAGATGGTTTTTTTGATTAA